GGTTGGCGTAGTTGCTGATGTCCCAGGACTCGGCGTGCCCGATGATCGTCAGGTCGTAGTCGGCCTCGCGCCACACCCGCGACAGCCACTGGCCCCACTCGATCTGCTCGATCTTCACCCTGACCCCGACCTTCTGGAGGTGGTTGGCGATGATCTCGCCCGCCCGGACCGTGTAGTAGTACTGGGGTGCGACCTTCAGCACCGCCTCGAAGCCGTTGGGATAGCCGGCCTCGGCCAGGAGCTTCCGGGCCTTGTCCGGGTCGTAGGGCATCGCGTTGGCGAGGTCCACGAAGTAGGGGTTGAGCGGGTCGACGTTCGTGCCCAGGAGCTTGCCCATCCCGAACATCGCGCCCGTGAGCACCTCCGGCCTGTCGATCGCGTGGGTGAGGGCCCGGCGCACGCGGACGTCGGTGAAGGGCTTGCGCGAGTTGTTCATGGCCAGGATCACGTCATTGGTCGTGTCCCCGACGATCACGTTGAAGCGCGCGTCCCTCTGGAGCTCCGTCACGTGCTCGGGGCCCAACCCGAAGAGGGAGGCGTCGATGTCGCCCGCCTTGAGCGCCGCCAGCGCGGCGTTGGGGTCGGAGATGAAGCGGAACGTCACGCGGTCGAGCCTGGGGAGCCCCTTGACGTGGTAATCGGGGCTCTTGACGAGGACGATGCGGTCGCCGCGCACCCACTCGCCGACCCGGTAGGGGCCGGTGCCGATGGGCGCGCTCTTGAGTGTGTCCACCGCCTCCGGCGGATAGATGACCGAGCCCTGACGGGCCAGGTTGAGGAGGAAATTGGCGTTCGGGCTCTTGAGCGAGAACGTGACCGTGTAGTCGTCCTTGACGATGATGTCGCCGATCGCCGCGTAGTAGCCCGGGTACGGATGCTTCGTCTCCGGGTTCATCGCGCGCTCGATGACGGCTTTCACGTCGGCGGCTCTGAGCTCGCGGCCGTTATGGAAGCGGACGCCGCGCTTGAGGAAGAAGGTGTAGTGGCGGCTGTCGGCGGTGTGCCAGCGCTCGGCCAGCCACGGCACCAGCTTGCCGTGACGGTCCACCTTCACCAGGCACTCCTGGACGTTGTAGAGGACGACCGCCGCCGTCGCCGAGGCGGGCGTGGCGGTGAGGTCGAGGCCGGGCGGCTCCGTGGCCGCCTGGACCACGAGCCCCGTCGGCGCCGCGGCCCCGGCACCGGCGAAGCTCCCGGCCAGCGCGGCCAGCCCGACCAGCAGGATCGTTCGACGCATCAGGCCATTCCCCGGAAGTAGTCGACCGCGCGCCGCAAGCCCTCGTCGAAGCCCACGGCCGGGGCGTAACCGAGCAGGCGCTTGGCCTTGTCGATGTCGGCCAGCGTGTGGGGGACGTCGCCCGGGCGCGCCGGGGTGTGGCGCCGCTCGAGCCGCCGCCCCAGCAGCGCCTCCAGCCGGGCGATGATGTCGAGCAGGGACACGCGGGCGCCGCAACCGACGTTGAAGACCTCGCCCCCCACACCCTCGGCGCGCGCGGCCAGCAGATTGGCCTCCACCACGTTGTCGATGTAGGTGAAGTCGCGCGACTGGGTGCCATCGCCGTGCACCTCGAGCGGCTCGCTCTGGAGTCCCCAGAGGATGAACCGCGGAATCACCGCCGCGTACTCGGACTGGGGGTCCTGCCGGGGGCCGAAGACGTTGAAGTAGCGGAGGCCGATGGTCTCCACGCCGTAGAGGCGGCTCCAGACCGTGGCGTACTGCTCGCCGGCCGCCTTGGAGACCGCATAGGGCGAGATCGGCGCGGGCGGCTGATCCTCGCGCTTGGGCAGGTCGGGCCGGTCGCCGTAGACGGAGGACGAGGACGCGTAGACCACCCGGCGTACGCGCGCGCGGCGGGCCGCTTCCAGGACGTTGAGGGTGCCGCCGACGTTGTGCTCGTTCGCCCCCAGCGGATCCTTCACCGAGCGGGGCACCGAGCGCATCGCCGCCTGGTGGAAGACGACGCGGGCGCCCGCCGCCGCCCGCTCCACCGCCGGCAGATCGCGGATGTCGCCTTCGATAATCTCCAGCGCGCGCCCGGCGCGGGTGGCGAACGGGAGGTTCGTGCGGGCGCCGCTGGAAAAGTTGTCGAGCACGCGGACCCGATGGCCGTCGGCGAGCAGCCGCTCGACGACGTGCGAGCCGATGAAGCCCGCGCCGCCGGTGACGAGATAGAGCGATTTCACCCGCCGATTGTAGCACTCCCGGCCCAGCGCAATGGCGCCTCGGGCGCGCGCAATACTCGGACGTGGCGACAGACACATGTACAATCACGATGGTGCGCGAACGTCACACCCACCTTCAAGGAGGGACGATTGAGTCCATCAGAGGTCGACGCGGTGATTCAAGACGTTCGACTCGAGCTCTGGCGCGATAATTTTGCGGGCGCCCTGGAGATCCTCGAAACGGCCAACCGCCGGCACCCGGACCCACTGCTCGCCGCCGAGGCCGGGGAAATCCGCTCGTGGCTCAATCACCTCCGGACGCGAGAAGCGTACGTCACCGCCTACGAGCGGTATTACCGGACGGTCAGGCAACCCACCGGCTTCAAGCGCCTCGATCGGGAGCTCCGGACGTTCCTGGGGCGCCGGACACGGAAGATGGTCGAGCGCACGGCCAGGCACCCCGAGTTCTTGCTCCTCGAACGGGAAGTGCTGGCGCTACGCCCGGCGAGGGCTCTGGACGCCGGCTGCGGGGAAGGACGCATCGCCCTGACCATCGGGGCCCGCCATCCCCAGACGCGGGTCGACGGGATCGAGATATCGACGACCAACGTCGACATCGCCAGAAAACTCAACAGGTTTCCCAATGTCACCTTCCACCACGGACTTCTCGAGGAGGTCGAGCGGTGGTGCCCGCCGGGCTCAGTCGACCTGGCGTACGCGTTCGCCGTGCTCGAGCACGTCCGGGACGTGGACGGAGTCGTCAACGGCATTCTTCAGAGTCTCCGTCCCGGCGGCCGCTTCTGTTTCGTGGTCCCGATGAACGAATTCATCATCACCGGCCCCATTCCCCCCTTCCACCCCCACGATGGCGTCGCCGGCCACGTGCGGGCGTTCACCGAGGCCGGCCTTCGGGGGCGCTTCGGCGGCTACAAGGACTTCGTCCTGGAGAAGGTTCCGGCGGAGAGGTGGCGGGTCGGCACCTATCCACCCTGCTTCGCTCCGAGGGAGTTCGGGTCCTTCTTCGTGGCCTTCTCGAAATCTTGACCGCGCCCTGCTCGGAGGTTGACTCCTGTTGAAAGCGCCCACCCGACCGGCTTAGACTAAGCGCCGCTGTCTGGGAGCAGGTCCGGCGCGCAGCCGGGGAGGCGTCGTGCGGATGTTCGGCCCATACTATCCGGTCTTCCCCCTCGACGATCTCTGAGAGAGGAGCGCGATGGAGACCCGTAGTATCGTCCGGGCCGGAACCATTTTCGCCGCCGGCATGCTGGCCGGGGCGGGCGCGCTCGCGGCGGCACCAGCGGCGCCGCGCATGAGCGCCCAGGTCGTCCTGAATATCGCCACCGACGAGCTGCGCTGGAAGCGGACCAACGTGCGCGTCAACGTCGACACGTGGGAGCCGGGCTCGGAGACGGGACGGCACGAGCACCCCGGGCCGGCCCTTCTCTATATCCTCGAGGGTGAGGTGGAAGAGCTGCGGGAGGGAGGCACTCGCACCCTCAGGCCGGGCCAGGTCGTCTGGAACCGCGGCCGGACGCCCCACAACGTCCGCAACCGGAGCGACCGCCCGGCCCGGGCGCTGGCCGTCCACCTCGATCCCGGCCAATAGGCGAACCCGGCCATGGCGAGCAAGCCGCAGTACGAGGTGATCGTCCTCAAGAACGTGATGGTCCCCATGCGCGACGGGGTCCATCTCGCCGCCGACGTCTATGTGCCCTCGCGGGGCGGGCGCCCGCCGGGGCCCGGTCAGCTCGCGGACACGCCGCTGCCGGCGCTCCTGGAGCGGACGCCGTACTCCAAGGACAACCCCGAGCGCGCGGAGCTCAACGGCCTCTGGTACGCCGAGCGCGGCTACGTGGTCGTCCTCCAGGACGTACGGGGCCGCTATCGCT
This window of the Candidatus Methylomirabilota bacterium genome carries:
- a CDS encoding ABC transporter substrate-binding protein, with protein sequence MRRTILLVGLAALAGSFAGAGAAAPTGLVVQAATEPPGLDLTATPASATAAVVLYNVQECLVKVDRHGKLVPWLAERWHTADSRHYTFFLKRGVRFHNGRELRAADVKAVIERAMNPETKHPYPGYYAAIGDIIVKDDYTVTFSLKSPNANFLLNLARQGSVIYPPEAVDTLKSAPIGTGPYRVGEWVRGDRIVLVKSPDYHVKGLPRLDRVTFRFISDPNAALAALKAGDIDASLFGLGPEHVTELQRDARFNVIVGDTTNDVILAMNNSRKPFTDVRVRRALTHAIDRPEVLTGAMFGMGKLLGTNVDPLNPYFVDLANAMPYDPDKARKLLAEAGYPNGFEAVLKVAPQYYYTVRAGEIIANHLQKVGVRVKIEQIEWGQWLSRVWREADYDLTIIGHAESWDISNYANPKYYFRYDSPKFQELFKTSEVTVDDKARRELYVQMQKLLVEDAPAVWLFMHPRLAVAKKGVQGLWRDLPIPSADLSEVSWAK
- a CDS encoding SDR family oxidoreductase — protein: MKSLYLVTGGAGFIGSHVVERLLADGHRVRVLDNFSSGARTNLPFATRAGRALEIIEGDIRDLPAVERAAAGARVVFHQAAMRSVPRSVKDPLGANEHNVGGTLNVLEAARRARVRRVVYASSSSVYGDRPDLPKREDQPPAPISPYAVSKAAGEQYATVWSRLYGVETIGLRYFNVFGPRQDPQSEYAAVIPRFILWGLQSEPLEVHGDGTQSRDFTYIDNVVEANLLAARAEGVGGEVFNVGCGARVSLLDIIARLEALLGRRLERRHTPARPGDVPHTLADIDKAKRLLGYAPAVGFDEGLRRAVDYFRGMA
- a CDS encoding methyltransferase domain-containing protein, whose product is MSPSEVDAVIQDVRLELWRDNFAGALEILETANRRHPDPLLAAEAGEIRSWLNHLRTREAYVTAYERYYRTVRQPTGFKRLDRELRTFLGRRTRKMVERTARHPEFLLLEREVLALRPARALDAGCGEGRIALTIGARHPQTRVDGIEISTTNVDIARKLNRFPNVTFHHGLLEEVERWCPPGSVDLAYAFAVLEHVRDVDGVVNGILQSLRPGGRFCFVVPMNEFIITGPIPPFHPHDGVAGHVRAFTEAGLRGRFGGYKDFVLEKVPAERWRVGTYPPCFAPREFGSFFVAFSKS
- a CDS encoding cupin domain-containing protein; translated protein: METRSIVRAGTIFAAGMLAGAGALAAAPAAPRMSAQVVLNIATDELRWKRTNVRVNVDTWEPGSETGRHEHPGPALLYILEGEVEELREGGTRTLRPGQVVWNRGRTPHNVRNRSDRPARALAVHLDPGQ